The stretch of DNA TACGTAAAACCCGGGGGAGTGCTTCTATACAGTACGTGTACTATCAATAAAGATGAAAATGAGTGCGTTATAGATAAATTTCTCGAGGAACACCAAGAATTCAAACTAGACGAAATTGATACGATTTCTGAAAAATTAAAAGGGTCTATATATAACAGGGGAATGCTGCGTACTTTGCCAGGACGGGATGGTATAGATGGATTCTTTATCTGTAGATTACGAAGGAGCGAATAATATGGATATAAAGCCCAATATATTGGATTATTCTCTAGTTGAGATTGAGCATATTGTAAAGGATATGGGTCAGCCAGCATTTAGGGCAAAACAGATATTTAAATGGCTACATACGGGGGTTACAAGCTTTAAAGATATGAATAATATTTCCCAGCATATGAGACAGGAGTTAGATGGACGATTTATCATTGGTGGGGTAGAAATATTACAAAAACTTGTGTCAAAAAATGACGGAACTGCAAAGTATTTGTTTCTGTTGAGGGATGGTAATATAATAGAAAGCGTTGTGATGCCTTATAGCTATGGAAATACACAGTGTTTATCTACGCAAGTAGGTTGTCGGATGGGTTGTAGATTTTGTGCATCTACCAGAGAGGGGTTAGTTAGAAATCTTACCCCGGGAGAGATGTTATCTCAGGTGTTTACGGCGAATAAGGATGTATTGGATAAAGAGGATAGGGATAGGGGAATAAAAAACATAGTGCTTATGGGCAGTGGTGAACCACTTGATAATTATGATAATGTGATAAAATTTATACATCTTATCCATGATCCAATGGGCATGAATATAAGCTATAGAAATATTACCCTATCTACTTGCGGATTAGTGCCAAATATAATAAAATTGGCCCATGAGGATATGCCTATAACTTTATCCCTATCCCTTCATGCACCTAATGATGAACTAAGAAGGAAGATAATGCCCATTGGTTCTAAATATTCAGTGCATGATATTATAGATGCTAGTCGCTATTATTTTAAAGAAACCGGTCGCAGGGTAACGTTTGAGTACGCCCTTATGGAAGGGGTAAATGATGGGGAAAAAGAGGCATTTGAACTTTCAAAACTTCTAGGTGATTTTGATTGCCATGTTAATGTAATACCTGTAAATCCTATAGAAGATGGTATGTACAGGAAGGGAAGCCGGGAAAGTGTAGAGAGATTCATATCCATTTTAAGACGTTCAGGTATAAATGTTACTAAAAGACGAGAATTGGGCAGTGATATAAATGGTGCATGTGGTCAGCTTAAACGGAGCTATCTAAAGAGCAAGCCAATTACCTAATAGGTTGAAAGGGGTGATGATACCCATGTTAATTGTTTATGGGGCATATACACATAAAGGGAAGGTTAGAAAGCGAAACGAAGATTACTTTTATATCCCTAATAAAACGAAAGGGGTAGAAGACATTGCTATGGTAGCCGATGGCATGGGCGGACATAATGCTGGAGACTTGGCAAGCAGGATGGTAGTAGAGCATATTTTAGAATATTTTTATCAGCATAAAAACAACATAAAATCTATAGACGATGTGAGGGACGCCATACATCAGGCTATGCAGAATGCAAATCAAAAGGTATATGAATATTCAATTACTGATGCT from Xylanivirga thermophila encodes:
- the rlmN gene encoding 23S rRNA (adenine(2503)-C(2))-methyltransferase RlmN; the protein is MDIKPNILDYSLVEIEHIVKDMGQPAFRAKQIFKWLHTGVTSFKDMNNISQHMRQELDGRFIIGGVEILQKLVSKNDGTAKYLFLLRDGNIIESVVMPYSYGNTQCLSTQVGCRMGCRFCASTREGLVRNLTPGEMLSQVFTANKDVLDKEDRDRGIKNIVLMGSGEPLDNYDNVIKFIHLIHDPMGMNISYRNITLSTCGLVPNIIKLAHEDMPITLSLSLHAPNDELRRKIMPIGSKYSVHDIIDASRYYFKETGRRVTFEYALMEGVNDGEKEAFELSKLLGDFDCHVNVIPVNPIEDGMYRKGSRESVERFISILRRSGINVTKRRELGSDINGACGQLKRSYLKSKPIT